A window from Pseudomonas campi encodes these proteins:
- a CDS encoding MaoC family dehydratase, with amino-acid sequence MTQVTNIPYDALEVGQQASFDKTVSERDIQLFAAVSGDNNPVHLDAAFAAETMFKERIAHGMFSGALISAAIACRLPGPGTIYLGQQLKFTRPVKLGDTLTVKLEVLEKLPKGRVRLATRVFNQNAEQVVDGEAEVLAPRAEQTVTMPAMPQVTVG; translated from the coding sequence ATGACCCAGGTAACCAACATCCCCTACGACGCCCTCGAAGTCGGCCAGCAGGCCAGTTTCGACAAGACAGTTTCAGAACGTGATATCCAGCTGTTCGCCGCCGTATCCGGCGACAACAACCCCGTGCACCTGGACGCCGCCTTTGCCGCTGAAACGATGTTCAAGGAACGTATCGCCCACGGCATGTTCAGCGGCGCACTGATCAGCGCGGCCATTGCCTGCCGCCTGCCCGGGCCGGGCACCATCTACCTCGGCCAGCAGCTCAAGTTCACCCGCCCGGTGAAGCTGGGCGACACCCTGACGGTAAAACTGGAAGTGCTGGAAAAGCTGCCCAAGGGCCGCGTGCGCCTGGCTACCCGGGTGTTCAACCAGAACGCTGAACAAGTGGTCGATGGCGAAGCCGAAGTGCTCGCCCCGCGCGCCGAACAGACCGTAACCATGCCGGCCATGCCGCAGGTAACCGTCGGCTGA
- a CDS encoding substrate-binding periplasmic protein, translating to MRLSLSTLAFTLCLSLPLAAELRLATLEYPPYSSQGLPAGGSIVELSVRAFATQGHVAQVDFLPWARVRADLRNGNYQGALALWPQEIVEEQLIASRPLFYSQLGFFVRKSKPVLYQNLSELRGRRVGIVRGYGYPPHLLRSGFTAEEAVDDISNLRKLAARRFDLVLLERTVGDYLINQDAALRGRLRWQEPALERIPLFVGFTAQKPGQPDWAAIFARGLAELHSSGEYTRILQRYANPVR from the coding sequence ATGCGTCTGAGCCTGTCTACCTTAGCGTTCACCCTGTGCCTGAGCCTGCCTCTGGCGGCAGAACTGCGCCTGGCCACCCTGGAATACCCACCATACAGTTCGCAGGGGTTGCCGGCCGGAGGCAGCATCGTCGAGCTGAGCGTACGCGCCTTCGCCACCCAGGGGCATGTCGCGCAGGTGGATTTCCTGCCCTGGGCACGGGTACGTGCCGACCTGCGCAATGGCAATTACCAGGGCGCGCTGGCCTTGTGGCCGCAGGAGATCGTCGAGGAGCAGTTGATCGCCTCGCGCCCGCTGTTCTACAGCCAGCTGGGCTTCTTCGTGCGCAAGAGCAAACCGGTGCTCTATCAAAACCTGAGCGAATTGCGCGGCCGCCGCGTCGGCATCGTGCGTGGCTATGGCTATCCACCCCACCTGCTGCGCTCGGGTTTCACCGCCGAAGAAGCCGTGGATGACATCAGCAACCTGCGCAAACTGGCGGCGCGGCGTTTCGATCTGGTGTTGCTGGAACGTACCGTCGGCGACTACCTGATCAACCAGGATGCCGCCTTGCGCGGCCGCCTGCGCTGGCAGGAGCCAGCCCTGGAGCGGATTCCGCTATTTGTCGGCTTCACCGCCCAGAAGCCCGGGCAACCGGACTGGGCAGCCATCTTCGCCCGCGGCCTGGCCGAACTGCACAGCAGCGGCGAGTACACCCGCATTCTCCAGCGATACGCCAATCCAGTGCGCTGA
- the fadD2 gene encoding long-chain-fatty-acid--CoA ligase FadD2 has product MQPDFWDDKRPAGVSNQLDLSTYRSVVEVFERSCKKFADRPAFSNLGVTLTYAELERHSAAFAAWLQKNTDLKPGDRIAVQMPNILQYPIAVFGAMRAGLIVVNTNPLYTVREMRHQFNDAGVRALVYLNTFGKSVQDVLPDTPIEYLIEARMGDMMPSLKGWLVNTLVKKVKKLVPDYSLPQALSFKDVLRNGRGHALKPVKVAFDDVAVLQYTGGTTGVAKGAMLTHGNLIANMQQVHNCLQQTTEDGQPLMKEGGEIMIAPLPLYHIYAFTANCMCMMVSGNHNVLITNPRDIPGFVKELGKWQFSAFLGLNTLFVALMDNPEFKNLDFSRLKLTNSGGTALVKATAERWQQMTGCSIVEGYGLTETAPVATTNCYGKLARLGTVGIPVAGTALKVIDDDGVEQAIGERGELCIKGPQVMKGYWQRPEATAEVLDAEGWFKTGDVAVIDPDGYVRIVDRKKDMIIVSGFNVYPNEIEDVVMAHPKVASCAVIGVPDEKSGEAVKLFVVPREGGVSVEELKAFCRENFTGYKVPKHIVFRDALPMTPVGKILRRELRDIA; this is encoded by the coding sequence ATGCAACCTGATTTTTGGGACGACAAGCGCCCGGCCGGGGTATCCAATCAACTCGATCTTTCCACCTACCGTTCGGTGGTCGAAGTGTTCGAGCGTTCCTGCAAGAAATTCGCTGACCGCCCGGCGTTCAGCAACCTGGGTGTCACGCTGACCTATGCCGAGCTGGAGCGCCATTCAGCGGCGTTCGCCGCCTGGTTGCAGAAAAACACCGACCTCAAGCCCGGCGACCGCATCGCCGTGCAGATGCCCAATATCCTGCAGTACCCGATTGCCGTGTTCGGCGCCATGCGCGCCGGCCTGATCGTGGTCAACACCAACCCGTTGTACACCGTGCGCGAGATGCGCCATCAGTTCAATGACGCCGGTGTGCGTGCCCTGGTCTACCTCAATACCTTCGGCAAATCGGTGCAGGACGTGTTGCCCGATACCCCGATCGAGTACCTGATCGAAGCGCGCATGGGCGACATGATGCCGAGCCTCAAGGGCTGGCTGGTCAATACCCTGGTGAAGAAGGTCAAGAAGCTGGTGCCGGACTACAGCCTGCCGCAGGCGCTGTCGTTCAAAGACGTGCTGCGCAACGGTCGCGGGCATGCCTTGAAGCCAGTCAAGGTCGCTTTCGACGATGTCGCCGTGCTGCAGTACACCGGTGGCACCACGGGTGTGGCCAAGGGCGCCATGCTGACCCACGGCAACCTGATCGCCAACATGCAGCAGGTGCATAACTGCCTGCAGCAGACGACTGAGGATGGCCAGCCGCTGATGAAGGAGGGCGGCGAGATCATGATCGCGCCGCTGCCGCTCTACCATATCTATGCCTTCACCGCGAACTGCATGTGCATGATGGTCAGCGGCAACCACAACGTGCTGATCACCAATCCGCGCGACATTCCGGGCTTCGTCAAGGAACTGGGCAAGTGGCAGTTCTCCGCGTTTCTGGGTCTCAACACCCTGTTCGTTGCGCTGATGGACAACCCCGAATTCAAGAACCTGGATTTCTCCCGTCTCAAACTGACCAACTCCGGCGGCACTGCACTGGTCAAGGCCACGGCCGAGCGCTGGCAGCAGATGACCGGTTGCTCTATTGTCGAAGGCTACGGCCTCACCGAAACCGCGCCGGTCGCCACCACCAACTGCTACGGCAAGCTGGCGCGCCTGGGTACGGTAGGCATTCCGGTGGCCGGCACGGCACTCAAGGTGATCGACGACGACGGCGTCGAACAAGCGATTGGTGAGCGTGGCGAGCTGTGCATCAAGGGCCCGCAAGTGATGAAAGGCTACTGGCAACGTCCGGAAGCCACCGCTGAGGTACTGGATGCCGAAGGCTGGTTCAAGACCGGTGACGTGGCGGTGATCGACCCTGATGGCTATGTACGCATCGTCGACCGCAAGAAGGACATGATCATCGTCTCCGGCTTCAACGTGTACCCCAACGAGATCGAGGACGTGGTCATGGCTCATCCGAAGGTCGCCAGCTGCGCGGTCATCGGTGTGCCGGATGAGAAATCCGGCGAAGCGGTCAAGCTGTTCGTCGTGCCGCGTGAGGGCGGCGTCAGCGTGGAAGAGCTGAAGGCCTTCTGCCGGGAGAACTTCACCGGCTACAAGGTACCCAAGCACATCGTCTTCAGGGACGCCTTGCCGATGACACCGGTCGGCAAGATTCTTCGTCGCGAACTGCGCGATATCGCCTAA
- the fadD1 gene encoding long-chain-fatty-acid--CoA ligase FadD1 — MTENFWKDKYPVGIAAEIDADQYPNIQTVLKQSCQRFADKPAFSNLGKTLTYGELYELSGAFAAYLQNHTDLQPGDRIAVQLPNVLQYPVVVFGAMRAGLVVVNTNPLYTAREMEHQFNDSGAKALVCLANMAHLAEEVLPKTGIKHVVVTEVADMLPLLKRTLVNFVVKHVKKMVPAYNLPQAVTINQALAKGRGKPVKEASPHNGDVAVLQYTGGTTGVAKGAMLTHRNLIANMLQSKELMGSNLNEGCEIVICPLPLYHIYAFTFHCMAMMLTGNHNILITNPRDLPGTVKELGNWKFSAFVGLNTLFVALCNSEDFRKLDFSALKLTLSGGMALQLAAAERWKAVTGCAICEGYGMTETSPVVSVNPFQNIQIGTIGIPVPSTLCKVIDDAGNDLPIGERGELCVKGPQVMKGYWQRQEATDEMLDKDGWLKTGDIAVIQDDGFMRIVDRKKDMILVSGFNVYPNELEDVLVTLPGVLLCAAIGVPDEKSGEAIKVFVVVKPGESLTKEQVMEHMRANLTGYKVPRTVEFRDSLPTTNVGKILRRELRDEELKKIAAKA; from the coding sequence ATGACCGAAAACTTCTGGAAGGACAAGTACCCTGTCGGGATCGCTGCCGAGATCGATGCCGACCAGTACCCCAATATTCAGACCGTACTGAAACAGTCCTGCCAACGCTTTGCCGACAAGCCTGCGTTCAGCAACCTGGGCAAGACACTCACCTACGGTGAGTTGTACGAGTTGTCCGGCGCCTTTGCCGCCTATCTGCAGAATCACACCGACCTCCAGCCCGGCGACCGCATCGCCGTGCAGCTGCCCAACGTCCTGCAATACCCTGTCGTGGTATTCGGCGCCATGCGTGCCGGCCTGGTGGTGGTCAACACCAACCCGCTGTACACCGCGCGGGAGATGGAACACCAGTTCAACGACTCCGGCGCCAAGGCCCTGGTCTGCCTGGCCAACATGGCCCACCTGGCCGAGGAAGTGCTGCCCAAGACCGGCATCAAGCACGTGGTGGTCACCGAAGTCGCCGACATGCTGCCGCTGCTCAAGCGCACCCTGGTCAACTTCGTCGTCAAGCATGTGAAGAAGATGGTCCCGGCCTACAACCTGCCGCAGGCCGTTACGATCAACCAGGCTCTGGCCAAGGGTCGTGGCAAGCCGGTCAAGGAAGCCAGCCCGCACAACGGCGACGTCGCCGTGCTGCAGTACACCGGCGGCACCACCGGCGTGGCCAAAGGCGCGATGCTGACCCACCGCAACCTGATCGCCAACATGCTGCAATCCAAGGAACTGATGGGCTCCAACCTCAACGAAGGTTGCGAGATCGTCATCTGCCCGCTGCCGCTGTACCACATCTACGCCTTCACCTTCCATTGCATGGCGATGATGCTCACCGGCAACCACAACATCCTGATCACCAACCCGCGCGACCTGCCGGGTACCGTGAAGGAACTGGGCAACTGGAAGTTCAGCGCCTTCGTCGGCCTCAACACCCTGTTCGTCGCCCTGTGCAACAGCGAAGACTTCCGCAAGCTGGACTTCTCCGCGCTGAAGCTGACCCTGTCCGGTGGCATGGCCCTGCAGCTGGCTGCCGCCGAGCGCTGGAAAGCTGTGACCGGCTGTGCCATCTGCGAAGGTTACGGCATGACCGAAACCAGCCCGGTGGTATCGGTCAACCCGTTCCAGAACATCCAGATCGGCACCATCGGTATTCCGGTGCCGTCGACCCTGTGCAAGGTCATCGACGACGCTGGCAACGATCTGCCGATCGGCGAGCGTGGCGAACTGTGTGTCAAGGGCCCGCAAGTGATGAAGGGCTACTGGCAGCGCCAGGAAGCTACCGACGAGATGCTCGACAAGGACGGCTGGCTGAAGACCGGCGACATCGCCGTGATCCAGGATGACGGTTTCATGCGCATCGTCGACCGCAAGAAGGACATGATTCTGGTGTCTGGCTTCAACGTCTACCCGAACGAGCTGGAAGACGTGCTGGTGACCCTGCCGGGCGTGCTGCTGTGCGCAGCCATCGGCGTGCCAGATGAGAAGTCCGGTGAAGCGATCAAGGTCTTCGTGGTGGTCAAGCCGGGTGAAAGCCTGACCAAGGAGCAGGTGATGGAGCACATGCGTGCCAACCTCACCGGCTACAAGGTGCCTCGCACTGTCGAGTTCCGCGACAGCCTGCCGACCACCAACGTCGGCAAGATCCTGCGCCGCGAACTGCGTGACGAAGAGCTGAAGAAGATCGCCGCCAAGGCCTGA
- a CDS encoding alpha/beta hydrolase translates to MQHQDFWLNATDGTALLVNHWYSESSPKAVVMIAHGMAEHSARYARLAESLVADRFAVYALDQRGHGRTAERGVLGHYADADGWSKVVGDLASLNHHIRQQHPQAPIFLLAHSMGSYIGQAYLMQHSCSLQGAILSGSNYQSPGLYKLASLIARAERWRQGPGGHSKLIDFLSFGSFNKAFKPNRTAFDWLSRDPAEVDKYVHDPLCGHPCSNQLWIDLLGGMQHISQVDNLAQIDSDLPLLVTGGSRDPVSQGKRLADLAGALRAAGIKDVQLQIYPDGRHEMLNESNRDEVTRHLHDWLNAALARSRTCPTPVKEPA, encoded by the coding sequence ATGCAGCACCAAGACTTCTGGCTCAACGCCACGGACGGCACCGCCCTGCTGGTCAACCACTGGTATAGCGAGAGCTCACCCAAGGCCGTGGTGATGATCGCCCATGGCATGGCCGAACACAGCGCCCGCTATGCCCGCCTGGCCGAGAGCCTGGTCGCCGACCGTTTTGCCGTGTACGCCCTCGACCAACGCGGCCACGGCCGCACCGCCGAACGCGGCGTCCTCGGCCATTACGCCGATGCCGACGGCTGGAGCAAGGTGGTTGGCGACCTGGCCAGCCTCAATCACCATATCCGCCAACAGCACCCGCAAGCGCCGATCTTTCTGCTGGCACACAGCATGGGCAGCTACATCGGCCAGGCCTACCTGATGCAGCACAGCTGCAGCCTGCAGGGCGCCATCCTGTCCGGTTCCAACTACCAGTCGCCGGGGCTGTACAAACTGGCCAGCCTGATCGCCCGTGCCGAGCGCTGGCGTCAGGGGCCGGGTGGCCACAGCAAGCTGATCGACTTCCTTTCCTTCGGCTCGTTCAACAAGGCCTTCAAGCCCAACCGCACGGCCTTCGACTGGCTCAGCCGCGACCCGGCGGAAGTCGACAAGTACGTCCACGACCCACTCTGCGGCCACCCCTGCAGCAACCAGCTGTGGATCGACCTGCTCGGTGGCATGCAGCACATCAGCCAGGTCGACAACCTGGCGCAGATCGACAGCGACCTGCCGCTGCTGGTCACCGGCGGCTCGCGTGACCCGGTCAGCCAAGGCAAGCGTCTTGCCGATCTGGCCGGCGCCCTGCGCGCGGCCGGTATCAAGGACGTGCAACTGCAGATTTACCCGGACGGACGCCACGAGATGCTCAACGAGAGCAATCGCGACGAAGTGACCCGCCATCTGCACGACTGGCTGAACGCGGCCCTGGCCCGCAGCCGAACCTGCCCCACACCTGTCAAGGAGCCCGCATGA
- a CDS encoding methyl-accepting chemotaxis protein: protein MGALIRNLSLKYKFWAVNLVAFATTLLLVLFAMQQEQAGRIDTAREAAQARAALLVSWPQGSRQPVDKDLLYFSRDSQPVIPGVDTAGLATARGWVELDGDQLWGEQPLVGAWLQDSTEGQRLAVLARAPSLWQIFGERASAYALAVAVLMLLLLGASQLLIHFILSHLHTLKDTMLHVERSGDLSARAQIDSQDEVGQMANAFNAMQAGYQRIVATVAQAAASLDEGAKRLEASMTQVRSGMLGQQSETDQAATAINEMSATVHHIAQHAADTRDQSTEADRLSGIGIQVVERASGAIANLSQGVQQTAEMIQKLAEDSQTIGGMVNVIHGIAEQTNLLALNAAIEAARAGEMGRGFAVVADEVRNLAKRVQDSTDEITRMISNLQAASRDAVEFMRESSLKADHCVQEAGAAGEALSHIAQAVALMRQSNTQIAVAAEQQSQVAEEMTRSVVGIRDVTEQTVQQTLASASTSAELVGLADALGKAVGKLKL, encoded by the coding sequence ATGGGCGCGCTGATCCGCAATCTCTCGCTGAAGTACAAGTTCTGGGCGGTCAACCTGGTCGCCTTCGCCACCACCCTGCTGCTGGTGCTGTTCGCCATGCAGCAGGAACAGGCCGGGCGCATCGATACCGCCCGCGAGGCCGCCCAGGCCCGCGCTGCCCTGCTGGTCAGTTGGCCACAGGGCAGCCGCCAGCCGGTAGACAAGGATCTGTTGTACTTCAGCCGCGACAGCCAGCCTGTCATACCTGGCGTCGATACGGCTGGCCTGGCCACGGCCCGTGGCTGGGTCGAGCTAGACGGCGACCAACTCTGGGGCGAGCAGCCGCTGGTCGGCGCCTGGCTGCAGGACAGCACCGAAGGCCAGCGCCTGGCCGTGCTGGCCCGCGCGCCGAGCCTGTGGCAGATATTCGGCGAACGTGCCAGCGCCTACGCCCTGGCCGTAGCCGTGTTGATGCTGTTGCTGCTAGGCGCGTCGCAGCTGCTGATCCACTTTATCCTCAGCCATCTGCACACCCTCAAGGACACCATGCTGCACGTCGAGCGCAGCGGTGACCTGTCCGCTCGCGCGCAGATCGACAGCCAGGACGAAGTCGGCCAGATGGCCAACGCCTTCAACGCCATGCAGGCAGGCTATCAGCGCATCGTCGCCACCGTGGCCCAGGCCGCCGCCAGTCTGGACGAAGGCGCCAAGCGCCTGGAAGCGAGCATGACCCAGGTACGCAGCGGCATGCTGGGCCAACAGAGCGAGACCGACCAGGCCGCCACGGCGATCAACGAGATGTCTGCCACCGTGCATCACATCGCCCAGCACGCCGCCGATACCCGCGACCAGTCCACCGAGGCAGATCGCCTCAGCGGTATCGGCATCCAGGTCGTCGAGCGCGCCAGCGGCGCCATCGCCAACCTGTCGCAGGGCGTGCAGCAGACCGCCGAGATGATTCAGAAACTGGCCGAGGACAGCCAGACCATCGGCGGCATGGTCAACGTGATCCACGGCATCGCCGAACAGACCAACCTGCTCGCCCTCAACGCCGCCATCGAGGCAGCGCGGGCCGGCGAGATGGGCCGCGGCTTCGCCGTGGTCGCCGACGAAGTGCGCAACCTGGCCAAGCGCGTGCAGGACTCCACCGACGAGATCACCCGCATGATCAGCAACCTGCAAGCGGCCAGCCGCGATGCCGTGGAGTTCATGCGGGAAAGCTCACTGAAGGCTGACCATTGCGTGCAGGAAGCCGGCGCCGCCGGCGAAGCCCTGAGCCACATCGCCCAGGCGGTGGCACTGATGCGCCAGAGCAACACGCAGATCGCCGTGGCCGCCGAGCAGCAGAGCCAGGTCGCCGAGGAAATGACCCGCTCGGTGGTCGGCATCCGCGATGTCACCGAGCAGACCGTACAACAGACCCTGGCCTCCGCCAGCACCAGCGCCGAACTGGTCGGCCTGGCCGACGCACTGGGTAAGGCGGTGGGCAAGCTTAAGCTCTGA